One Stigmatopora argus isolate UIUO_Sarg chromosome 20, RoL_Sarg_1.0, whole genome shotgun sequence genomic region harbors:
- the corin gene encoding atrial natriuretic peptide-converting enzyme isoform X6: MGSPSDSGLALIASRDSPRRRGGGRGETSGRADQPVVGGRFHFPFHSTSRPSLVAFWDNSVGRRGDSDNDLFLICPLRLSLQATGGVAESTMGEEPRPAKPRTCGRPLLLCLLLPVAALLGGAGLALALAGIGTRVIGGGGDGVSDSSPLPSPEPMADREAGYRGNTTSSSLSAVASQAPPTLPAITVAGLLTSVSSLSATWLTGATSAPDAGGCQLLAEPQCQMLAYNQTWLSSASAVVKSSEVAMLLRFFSYLSRLSCYKHIMLFGCSLALPRCFHDEDADVHRRWVELPCASFCEAAREGCEPVLQMFNASWPDFLRCSRFANASSPPSATTPACYTPRQAVGKPSSCGGGKDDFMCATGNCVPRKLVCNGHNDCDDWSDEAHCVCSDAQFRCSTGRCLPPLLLCDGYDDCGDLSDELGCECDARREHRCGDGRCVSRDWLCDGDHDCLDKSDELNCSCGSQGLWECRNGQCIPPTFRCDGEDDCKDGSDEDRCAREQAPAACPPSQPGCASTSCHPGHHNCSKSRGAGERRSLARFPFPTGAFPPAGCEPISLELCMNLPYNLTRFPNFLGHVSQRESAVSWESSLFPALVQTGCYQYLMFYACTLLVPKCDPVGLGTVPPCRSLCRTAKEKCELVLGIVGLQWPDDSDCAQFPQEGGDLPCLLPEAGVDECSPSHFKCRSGRCVLGSKRCDGLADCEDRSDEDHCGCTERALWECPVSGVCIESGMICDGFPDCPLLADEVNCSKCGDNELACNNHECVHRTLWCDGKKHCGDASDEWDCVSLNPSSGSVMTVWRTADSYHVCADEWNQQLSELTCDQLGLGVPASDSAVPEPGAPTGRRRWLHVHPQWNDRKGSALQARLEKRSHSCHSGRRVALSCVRDDCGLRPWVDARPSRRKRILGGRVARQGAWPWQCSLQSGLSGHVCGCVLVGRKWALTVAHCFEGREKAQLWKVLVGLNNLDHPGEHSQRRSVRAITVHPRYNRAVVDYDISVVELDSEVEETAWVRPVCLPGPEQIPTPDTYCYITGWGHMGNRMPFKLQEGQVRIISVSQCQSYFDMKTITARMLCAGYEAGTVDSCMGDSGGPLVCEESPGGRWTLFGLTSWGSVCFSKVLGPGVYSNVSHFTPWIRRQIFLRTYLPD; encoded by the exons ATGGGAAGCCCAAGCGACTCGGGACTCGCCTTAATTGCCTCACGTGACTCGCCCAGACGTCGCGGCGGGGGACGGGGCGAGACGTCTGGCCGCGCTGACCAACCCGTGGTCGGCGGGCGGTTCCATTTTCCGTTCCACTCGACATCTCGGCCTTCGTTGGTCGCGTTTTGGGACAACTCGGTTGGGCGACGCGGAGACTCGGACAATGACTTGTTTTTAATTTGCCCGTTGCGTCTCTCTCTCCAGGCTACCGGCGGCGTCGCCGAAAGCACCATGGGCGAGGAGCCGCGTCCCGCCAAGCCACGGACGTGCGGCCGCCCGCTGCTGCTTTGCCTGCTGCTTCCTGTCGCCGCCCTGCTGGGAGGCGCGGGACTGGCGCTCGCCCTCGCCGGTATTGGCACGC GTGtgatcggcggcggcggcgacggcgtctCGGATTCCAGCCCCCTCCCTTCGCCGGAGCCCATGGCTGACCGGGAAGCCGGTTACCGTGGAAACACTACAAGCTCCTCCCTCTCGGCGGTGGCGTCCCAGGCGCCGCCCACTCTCCCGGCCATCACGGTGGCGGGTTTGTTGACATCGGTCTCCTCCTTGAGCGCCACCTGGCTGACCGGGGCCACCTCTGCGCCGGATGCGG GGGGCTGTCAGCTCCTGGCCGAGCCTCAGTGCCAGATGTTAGCCTACAACCAAACGTGGCTGTCGTCCGCCTCTGCCGTGGTCAAAAGCTCGGAGGTGGCCATGTTGCTAAG GTTCTTTAGCTACTTGAGCCGACTGTCGTGCTACAAGCACATCATGCTGTTCGGCTGCTCTCTGGCGCTGCCGCGCTGTTTCCACGACGAAGATGCCGACGTCCACCGCAG GTGGGTGGAGTTGCCCTGCGCGTCCTTCTGCGAGGCGGCCCGGGAAGGCTGCGAGCCGGTCCTGCAGATGTTCAACGCTTCCTGGCCCGACTTCTTGCGCTGCTCTCGCTTCGCCAACGCCAGCTCGCCGCCCTCCGCGACCACTCCCGCCTGCTACACGCCGCGACAGGCCGTgggcaaacctt CGTCGTGCGGCGGCGGCAAGGACGACTTCATGTGCGCCACGGGGAATTGCGTCCCTCGGAAGCTGGTGTGCAACGGCCACAACGATTGCGACGATTGGAGCGACGAGGCGCACTGTG TGTGTTCAGACGCGCAGTTCCGCTGCTCGACGGGCCGCTGCCTGCCGCCGCTTCTGCTGTGCGACGGCTACGACGACTGCGGCGACCTCAGCGACGAGCTGGGCTGCG AATGCGACGCGCGGCGGGAGCACCGCTGCGGCGACGGACGCTGCGTGTCCCGGGATTGGCTGTGCGACGGGGACCACGACTGTCTGGACAAGAGCGATGAGCTCAACTGCT CCTGCGGCAGCCAGGGTCTTTGGGAGTGCCGCAACGGTCAGTGTATCCCCCCGACGTTCCGTTGCGACGGAGAGGACGACTGCAAGGACGGCAGCGACGAAGACCGTTGTGCGCGCGAGCAGG CCCCGGCCGCCTGCCCCCCGTCTCAACCGGGGTGCGCCTCCACTTCCTGCCACCCAGGACACCACAACTGCAGTAAGTCTCGGGGAGCCGGAGAACGGCGGTCCCTTGCACGTTTCCCTTTTCCAACTGGTGCGTTTCCGCCAGCCGGCTGCGAGCCCATCAGCTTGGAACTGTGTATGAACCTCCCTTACAACCTGACGCGCTTCCCCAACTTCCTGGGTCACGTGTCGCAGCGGGAGAGCGCCGTGTCGTGGGAGTCGTCGCTCTTCCCGGCGCTGGTGCAGACGGGCTGCTACCAGTACCTCATGTTTTACGCCTGCACGCTGCTCGTGCCCAAGTGCGACCCCGTCGGCCTGGGGACCGTACCGCCCTGCAG GTCTCTGTGTCGCACGGCCAAGGAGAAGTGCGAATTGGTGCTGGGCATCGTGGGATTGCAGTGGCCCGACGACTCGGACTGCGCCCAGTTTCCCCAAGAGGGCGGCGACCTCCCCTGCCTTCTTCCCGAGGCGGGCGTCGACG AGTGCTCCCCCAGCCACTTCAAGTGCCGTTCGGGACGCTGCGTCCTGGGCAGCAAGCGCTGCGACGGACTGGCCGACTGCGAGGACCGGAGCGACGAAGACCACTGCG GCTGTACTGAGCGCGCTCTGTGGGAGTGTCCCGTCAGCGGCGTCTGCATCGAGAGCGGCATGATCTGCGACGGATTCCCGGATTGCCCCCTGCTGGCCGACGAGGTCAACTGCT CCAAGTGCGGCGACAACGAGTTGGCGTGCAACAATCACGAGTGCGTGCACAGGACGCTGTGGTGCGACGGGAAGAAACACTGCGGAGACGCCTCCGACGAGTGGGACTGTG TTTCCCTCAACCCGTCGTCGGGTTCCGTCATGACCGTGTGGAGGACGGCCGACAGCTATCACGTGTGCGCCGACGAGTGGAACCAGCAGCTCAGCGAGCTGACGTGCGACCAGCTGGGACTAGG GGTCCCCGCCTCGGATTCCGCCGTACCCGAGCCGGGAGCTCCGACCGGCCGTCGTCGCTGGTTACACGTTCATCCCCAGTGGAACGACAGGAAAGGCTCCGCCCTGCAGGCGCGCCTGGAGAAGAGGAG TCACTCGTGTCATTCCGGGAGAAGGGTGGCCCTGTCCTGCGTCCGAGACG ATTGCGGTCTGCGCCCGTGGGTGGACGCCCGGCCCTCCAGACGCAAGAGGATCTTGGGAGGGCGCGTGGCTCGCCAGGGGGCGTGGCCCTGGCAGTGCTCGCTGCAGAGCGGGCTGAGCGGTCACGTGTGCGGCTGCGTTCTCGTCGGCAGGAAGTGGGCCTTGACGGTGGCGCACTGCTTCGAGGG gagaGAGAAGGCCCAGCTGTGGAAGGTCCTGGTGGGTCTCAACAACTTGGACCATCCGGGCGAGCACAGTCAGAGACGCAGCGTGCGGGCCATCACCGTGCACCCGCGCTACAACCGGGCCGTGGTGGACTACGACATCAGCGTGGTGGAATTGGACTCGGAG GTGGAGGAGACCGCCTGGGTGCGACCCGTGTGCCTTCCCGGACCCGAGCAGATCCCCACTCCGGACACGTACTGCTACATCACGGGATGGGGTCACATGGGCAACAGAA TGCCCTTCAAGCTGCAGGAAGGACAGGTCCGGATCATCTCCGTGTCTCAGTGCCAGTCCTACTTCGACATGAAGACCATCACGGCCAGAATGCTTTGCGCCGGCTACGAGGCCGGGACCGTGGACTCCTGCATG GGCGACAGCGGCGGTCCTCTGGTTTGCGAGGAGTCGCCCGGGGGCCGCTGGACCTTGTTCGGCCTGACGTCGTGGGGCAGCGTGTGCTTCAGCAAGGTCCTGGGACCCGGCGTCTACAGCAACGTCAGTCACTTCACGCCGTGGATACGCCGGCAGATCTTCCTGCGCACCTACCTGCCCGACTGA
- the corin gene encoding atrial natriuretic peptide-converting enzyme isoform X3 — protein MGSPSDSGLALIASRDSPRRRGGGRGETSGRADQPVVGGRFHFPFHSTSRPSLVAFWDNSVGRRGDSDNDLFLICPLRLSLQATGGVAESTMGEEPRPAKPRTCGRPLLLCLLLPVAALLGGAGLALALAGIGTRVIGGGGDGVSDSSPLPSPEPMADREAGYRGNTTSSSLSAVASQAPPTLPAITVAGLLTSVSSLSATWLTGATSAPDAGGCQLLAEPQCQMLAYNQTWLSSASAVVKSSEVAMLLRFFSYLSRLSCYKHIMLFGCSLALPRCFHDEDADVHRRWVELPCASFCEAAREGCEPVLQMFNASWPDFLRCSRFANASSPPSATTPACYTPRQAVGKPSSCGGGKDDFMCATGNCVPRKLVCNGHNDCDDWSDEAHCVCSDAQFRCSTGRCLPPLLLCDGYDDCGDLSDELGCECDARREHRCGDGRCVSRDWLCDGDHDCLDKSDELNCSCGSQGLWECRNGQCIPPTFRCDGEDDCKDGSDEDRCAREQAPAACPPSQPGCASTSCHPGHHNCSKSRGAGERRSLARFPFPTGAFPPAGCEPISLELCMNLPYNLTRFPNFLGHVSQRESAVSWESSLFPALVQTGCYQYLMFYACTLLVPKCDPVGLGTVPPCRSLCRTAKEKCELVLGIVGLQWPDDSDCAQFPQEGGDLPCLLPEAGVDECSPSHFKCRSGRCVLGSKRCDGLADCEDRSDEDHCGCTERALWECPVSGVCIESGMICDGFPDCPLLADEVNCSKCGDNELACNNHECVHRTLWCDGKKHCGDASDEWDCVSLNPSSGSVMTVWRTADSYHVCADEWNQQLSELTCDQLGLGVPASDSAVPEPGAPTGRRRWLHVHPQWNDRKGSALQARLEKRSHSCHSGRRVALSCVRDGEFMAVGVGNGQLSPLCRADCGLRPWVDARPSRRKRILGGRVARQGAWPWQCSLQSGLSGHVCGCVLVGRKWALTVAHCFEGREKAQLWKVLVGLNNLDHPGEHSQRRSVRAITVHPRYNRAVVDYDISVVELDSEVEETAWVRPVCLPGPEQIPTPDTYCYITGWGHMGNRMPFKLQEGQVRIISVSQCQSYFDMKTITARMLCAGYEAGTVDSCMGDSGGPLVCEESPGGRWTLFGLTSWGSVCFSKVLGPGVYSNVSHFTPWIRRQIFLRTYLPD, from the exons ATGGGAAGCCCAAGCGACTCGGGACTCGCCTTAATTGCCTCACGTGACTCGCCCAGACGTCGCGGCGGGGGACGGGGCGAGACGTCTGGCCGCGCTGACCAACCCGTGGTCGGCGGGCGGTTCCATTTTCCGTTCCACTCGACATCTCGGCCTTCGTTGGTCGCGTTTTGGGACAACTCGGTTGGGCGACGCGGAGACTCGGACAATGACTTGTTTTTAATTTGCCCGTTGCGTCTCTCTCTCCAGGCTACCGGCGGCGTCGCCGAAAGCACCATGGGCGAGGAGCCGCGTCCCGCCAAGCCACGGACGTGCGGCCGCCCGCTGCTGCTTTGCCTGCTGCTTCCTGTCGCCGCCCTGCTGGGAGGCGCGGGACTGGCGCTCGCCCTCGCCGGTATTGGCACGC GTGtgatcggcggcggcggcgacggcgtctCGGATTCCAGCCCCCTCCCTTCGCCGGAGCCCATGGCTGACCGGGAAGCCGGTTACCGTGGAAACACTACAAGCTCCTCCCTCTCGGCGGTGGCGTCCCAGGCGCCGCCCACTCTCCCGGCCATCACGGTGGCGGGTTTGTTGACATCGGTCTCCTCCTTGAGCGCCACCTGGCTGACCGGGGCCACCTCTGCGCCGGATGCGG GGGGCTGTCAGCTCCTGGCCGAGCCTCAGTGCCAGATGTTAGCCTACAACCAAACGTGGCTGTCGTCCGCCTCTGCCGTGGTCAAAAGCTCGGAGGTGGCCATGTTGCTAAG GTTCTTTAGCTACTTGAGCCGACTGTCGTGCTACAAGCACATCATGCTGTTCGGCTGCTCTCTGGCGCTGCCGCGCTGTTTCCACGACGAAGATGCCGACGTCCACCGCAG GTGGGTGGAGTTGCCCTGCGCGTCCTTCTGCGAGGCGGCCCGGGAAGGCTGCGAGCCGGTCCTGCAGATGTTCAACGCTTCCTGGCCCGACTTCTTGCGCTGCTCTCGCTTCGCCAACGCCAGCTCGCCGCCCTCCGCGACCACTCCCGCCTGCTACACGCCGCGACAGGCCGTgggcaaacctt CGTCGTGCGGCGGCGGCAAGGACGACTTCATGTGCGCCACGGGGAATTGCGTCCCTCGGAAGCTGGTGTGCAACGGCCACAACGATTGCGACGATTGGAGCGACGAGGCGCACTGTG TGTGTTCAGACGCGCAGTTCCGCTGCTCGACGGGCCGCTGCCTGCCGCCGCTTCTGCTGTGCGACGGCTACGACGACTGCGGCGACCTCAGCGACGAGCTGGGCTGCG AATGCGACGCGCGGCGGGAGCACCGCTGCGGCGACGGACGCTGCGTGTCCCGGGATTGGCTGTGCGACGGGGACCACGACTGTCTGGACAAGAGCGATGAGCTCAACTGCT CCTGCGGCAGCCAGGGTCTTTGGGAGTGCCGCAACGGTCAGTGTATCCCCCCGACGTTCCGTTGCGACGGAGAGGACGACTGCAAGGACGGCAGCGACGAAGACCGTTGTGCGCGCGAGCAGG CCCCGGCCGCCTGCCCCCCGTCTCAACCGGGGTGCGCCTCCACTTCCTGCCACCCAGGACACCACAACTGCAGTAAGTCTCGGGGAGCCGGAGAACGGCGGTCCCTTGCACGTTTCCCTTTTCCAACTGGTGCGTTTCCGCCAGCCGGCTGCGAGCCCATCAGCTTGGAACTGTGTATGAACCTCCCTTACAACCTGACGCGCTTCCCCAACTTCCTGGGTCACGTGTCGCAGCGGGAGAGCGCCGTGTCGTGGGAGTCGTCGCTCTTCCCGGCGCTGGTGCAGACGGGCTGCTACCAGTACCTCATGTTTTACGCCTGCACGCTGCTCGTGCCCAAGTGCGACCCCGTCGGCCTGGGGACCGTACCGCCCTGCAG GTCTCTGTGTCGCACGGCCAAGGAGAAGTGCGAATTGGTGCTGGGCATCGTGGGATTGCAGTGGCCCGACGACTCGGACTGCGCCCAGTTTCCCCAAGAGGGCGGCGACCTCCCCTGCCTTCTTCCCGAGGCGGGCGTCGACG AGTGCTCCCCCAGCCACTTCAAGTGCCGTTCGGGACGCTGCGTCCTGGGCAGCAAGCGCTGCGACGGACTGGCCGACTGCGAGGACCGGAGCGACGAAGACCACTGCG GCTGTACTGAGCGCGCTCTGTGGGAGTGTCCCGTCAGCGGCGTCTGCATCGAGAGCGGCATGATCTGCGACGGATTCCCGGATTGCCCCCTGCTGGCCGACGAGGTCAACTGCT CCAAGTGCGGCGACAACGAGTTGGCGTGCAACAATCACGAGTGCGTGCACAGGACGCTGTGGTGCGACGGGAAGAAACACTGCGGAGACGCCTCCGACGAGTGGGACTGTG TTTCCCTCAACCCGTCGTCGGGTTCCGTCATGACCGTGTGGAGGACGGCCGACAGCTATCACGTGTGCGCCGACGAGTGGAACCAGCAGCTCAGCGAGCTGACGTGCGACCAGCTGGGACTAGG GGTCCCCGCCTCGGATTCCGCCGTACCCGAGCCGGGAGCTCCGACCGGCCGTCGTCGCTGGTTACACGTTCATCCCCAGTGGAACGACAGGAAAGGCTCCGCCCTGCAGGCGCGCCTGGAGAAGAGGAG TCACTCGTGTCATTCCGGGAGAAGGGTGGCCCTGTCCTGCGTCCGAGACGGTGAGTTCATGGCGGTCGGAGTTGGCAACGGCCAATTGTCCCCCCTGTGTCGGGCAGATTGCGGTCTGCGCCCGTGGGTGGACGCCCGGCCCTCCAGACGCAAGAGGATCTTGGGAGGGCGCGTGGCTCGCCAGGGGGCGTGGCCCTGGCAGTGCTCGCTGCAGAGCGGGCTGAGCGGTCACGTGTGCGGCTGCGTTCTCGTCGGCAGGAAGTGGGCCTTGACGGTGGCGCACTGCTTCGAGGG gagaGAGAAGGCCCAGCTGTGGAAGGTCCTGGTGGGTCTCAACAACTTGGACCATCCGGGCGAGCACAGTCAGAGACGCAGCGTGCGGGCCATCACCGTGCACCCGCGCTACAACCGGGCCGTGGTGGACTACGACATCAGCGTGGTGGAATTGGACTCGGAG GTGGAGGAGACCGCCTGGGTGCGACCCGTGTGCCTTCCCGGACCCGAGCAGATCCCCACTCCGGACACGTACTGCTACATCACGGGATGGGGTCACATGGGCAACAGAA TGCCCTTCAAGCTGCAGGAAGGACAGGTCCGGATCATCTCCGTGTCTCAGTGCCAGTCCTACTTCGACATGAAGACCATCACGGCCAGAATGCTTTGCGCCGGCTACGAGGCCGGGACCGTGGACTCCTGCATG GGCGACAGCGGCGGTCCTCTGGTTTGCGAGGAGTCGCCCGGGGGCCGCTGGACCTTGTTCGGCCTGACGTCGTGGGGCAGCGTGTGCTTCAGCAAGGTCCTGGGACCCGGCGTCTACAGCAACGTCAGTCACTTCACGCCGTGGATACGCCGGCAGATCTTCCTGCGCACCTACCTGCCCGACTGA